The following proteins come from a genomic window of Ornithinimicrobium cryptoxanthini:
- a CDS encoding Re/Si-specific NAD(P)(+) transhydrogenase subunit alpha, giving the protein MLIGVPTESTSGETRVAATPSTVRKLIALGHDVVVQSGAGERASYPDEQYAEAGARLDSGPGVWDADFVAKIEAPSTDEVSQLQAGSFLATQLGPAQRPELLAALAERGVTALAMDAVPRISRAQSLDVLSSMTNIGGYRAVIEAANEFGSVFTGQVTAAGTVPPAKVFIIGAGVAGLAAIGTASSLGAVVRAFDIRPEVGEQVESMGAEFVRIDLGDQDESSDGYAKEMGEDLQRRAMEVYAHECAEADIVITTALIPGRDAPTLVTAETVAAMRPGSVLVDMAARNGGNCELTVPGEVITTPNGVRIVGYTDLPARLPTQASQLYGTNIVNLVTLLTPAKDGRVVLDLEDEVQRGLTVTHERKVLWPPPPVAVSATPTRPAEATPVTPPEPTKPKDPRRGYVAMGLAAVLFALVASVSPPAFLGHFTVFALAVIVGFYVISNVTHALHTPLLAETNAISGIILVGALLQVGNEDVLVRSLALVATVVASINVFGGFAVTGRMLRMFHRGESA; this is encoded by the coding sequence GTGCTGATCGGCGTCCCCACTGAGTCCACGTCCGGCGAGACACGTGTGGCGGCCACGCCCAGCACGGTGCGCAAGCTGATCGCCCTGGGCCACGACGTCGTCGTGCAGTCCGGTGCGGGGGAGCGGGCCAGCTATCCGGACGAGCAGTATGCCGAGGCGGGCGCCCGTCTTGACTCCGGCCCGGGCGTCTGGGACGCCGACTTCGTGGCAAAGATCGAGGCGCCCAGCACCGACGAGGTGAGCCAGCTGCAGGCAGGATCATTCCTGGCCACCCAGCTCGGCCCAGCCCAGCGGCCTGAGCTGCTCGCAGCCCTCGCAGAGCGTGGGGTCACCGCACTGGCGATGGACGCGGTGCCCAGGATCTCCCGGGCCCAGTCGCTGGACGTCCTGTCCTCGATGACCAACATCGGGGGCTACCGCGCGGTGATCGAGGCGGCCAACGAGTTCGGCTCCGTCTTCACCGGACAGGTCACCGCTGCTGGCACAGTGCCGCCGGCCAAGGTGTTCATCATCGGCGCCGGGGTCGCCGGGCTCGCGGCCATCGGGACCGCCAGCAGCCTGGGAGCCGTCGTGCGGGCCTTCGACATCCGGCCCGAGGTGGGCGAGCAGGTCGAGTCGATGGGCGCAGAGTTCGTGCGCATCGACCTGGGTGACCAGGACGAGAGCAGCGACGGCTACGCCAAAGAGATGGGGGAGGACCTCCAGCGCCGCGCCATGGAGGTCTATGCCCATGAGTGTGCCGAGGCAGACATCGTCATCACCACCGCGCTGATCCCCGGTCGCGACGCTCCGACCCTGGTCACTGCGGAGACTGTCGCGGCGATGCGTCCCGGCAGCGTGCTCGTGGACATGGCCGCCCGCAACGGCGGCAACTGCGAGCTGACCGTGCCGGGTGAGGTCATCACCACCCCCAACGGCGTGCGGATCGTCGGCTACACAGACCTGCCGGCCCGCCTGCCCACGCAGGCCTCCCAGCTCTATGGCACCAACATCGTCAACCTCGTCACGTTGCTGACCCCGGCCAAGGACGGTCGGGTCGTCCTGGATCTCGAGGACGAGGTCCAGCGCGGCCTGACGGTGACCCACGAGCGCAAGGTCCTCTGGCCACCGCCACCGGTCGCGGTCTCCGCCACCCCCACAAGACCGGCTGAGGCGACGCCTGTCACCCCGCCGGAACCGACCAAGCCCAAGGACCCGCGGCGGGGCTACGTCGCGATGGGGCTGGCCGCGGTCCTGTTCGCACTCGTGGCCAGCGTGTCACCGCCTGCCTTCCTCGGCCACTTCACCGTCTTCGCGCTGGCGGTCATCGTCGGCTTCTATGTGATCAGCAACGTCACGCATGCGCTGCACACGCCGCTCCTGGCGGAGACCAACGCGATCAGTGGGATCATCCTGGTCGGCGCACTGCTGCAGGTCGGCAACGAGGACGTTCTGGTGCGCAGCCTGGCCCTGGTGGCAACGGTCGTGGCCAGCATCAACGTGTTCGGCGGCTTCGCCGTGACTGGTCGGATGCTGCGCATGTTCCACCGGGGAGAGTCGGCATGA
- the pntB gene encoding Re/Si-specific NAD(P)(+) transhydrogenase subunit beta, with protein MTLNLVQAAYIIAAVLFVLSLAGLSKHETARRGNALGIIGMTIALVATIWLAAERAANPGLTLALIAAAMAVGASIGLWRARVVEMTGMPQLIAMLHSFVGIAAVLIGYNAYLSPGPLTGSEVTIHLVEVFLGVFIGAVTFTGSVVAALKLSARISSNPLMLPHRHLLNLVALLASAGLLVWFILGHALLPLLLMTVIGLAFGWHLVASIGGGDMPIVVSMLNSYSGWAAAAAGFMLGNDLLIVTGALVGSSGAILSYLMCQGMNRSFISVIAGGFGTEGATFEADEDYGEHRESNAADVAELLRHAKSVVITPGYGMAVARAQYPVADLTSKLRKLGVNVRFGIHPVAGRLPGHMNVLLAEAKVPYDIVLGMEEVNEDLPQTDVVLVIGANDTVNPAAVDQPSSPIAGMPVIEVWKAREVVVLKRSMASGYAGVQNPLFFRDNTRMLFGDAKDVVEDVVKLL; from the coding sequence ATGACCCTCAACCTGGTGCAGGCGGCATACATCATCGCCGCGGTCCTCTTCGTCCTCTCCCTGGCGGGCCTGTCCAAGCACGAGACGGCCCGCCGCGGCAACGCGCTGGGGATCATTGGTATGACGATCGCCCTGGTGGCGACGATCTGGCTGGCTGCCGAGCGGGCCGCCAACCCCGGGCTCACCCTGGCGCTCATCGCGGCGGCGATGGCCGTGGGGGCGAGCATCGGTCTGTGGCGGGCCCGGGTCGTGGAGATGACCGGCATGCCGCAGCTGATCGCGATGCTGCACAGCTTTGTCGGCATCGCCGCCGTCCTGATCGGTTACAACGCCTACCTGTCCCCAGGGCCGCTGACCGGCTCCGAGGTGACCATCCACCTGGTCGAGGTGTTCCTCGGGGTCTTCATCGGCGCGGTGACCTTCACGGGGTCGGTGGTCGCGGCGCTCAAGCTCAGCGCCCGGATCAGCTCCAACCCCCTGATGCTGCCGCACCGGCATCTGCTCAACCTCGTGGCGCTGCTCGCCTCAGCCGGACTGCTGGTCTGGTTCATCCTCGGTCACGCACTGCTCCCGCTGCTGCTGATGACGGTCATCGGCCTCGCGTTCGGCTGGCACCTCGTGGCCTCGATCGGCGGCGGTGACATGCCGATCGTGGTGTCGATGCTCAACAGCTACTCCGGCTGGGCAGCTGCGGCCGCAGGCTTCATGCTCGGCAACGACCTGCTCATCGTGACCGGTGCCCTGGTCGGCTCCTCGGGTGCGATCCTGAGCTATCTGATGTGCCAGGGCATGAACCGCTCCTTCATCTCGGTGATCGCCGGTGGCTTCGGGACGGAGGGCGCCACCTTCGAGGCCGACGAGGACTATGGCGAGCACCGTGAGAGCAACGCCGCCGACGTGGCCGAGCTGTTGCGGCACGCCAAGTCCGTTGTCATCACCCCCGGCTACGGGATGGCGGTCGCCCGGGCGCAGTATCCCGTCGCCGACCTGACCAGCAAGCTGCGCAAGCTGGGGGTCAACGTGCGCTTCGGCATACACCCGGTCGCCGGGCGACTGCCGGGGCACATGAACGTCCTGCTCGCCGAGGCCAAGGTGCCCTACGACATCGTGCTCGGGATGGAGGAGGTCAATGAGGACCTGCCGCAGACCGACGTCGTGCTCGTCATCGGCGCCAACGACACGGTTAACCCGGCGGCTGTCGACCAGCCGAGCTCGCCGATCGCCGGGATGCCGGTGATCGAGGTGTGGAAGGCCCGTGAGGTTGTCGTGCTGAAGCGTTCGATGGCCAGCGGTTATGCCGGGGTGCAGAACCCGCTGTTCTTCCGGGACAACACCCGGATGCTCTTCGGCGACGCCAAGGATGTCGTCGAAGATGTCGTCAAGCTGCTCTGA